A part of Salvelinus fontinalis isolate EN_2023a unplaced genomic scaffold, ASM2944872v1 scaffold_1510, whole genome shotgun sequence genomic DNA contains:
- the LOC129849504 gene encoding capping protein-inhibiting regulator of actin dynamics-like, translating to MDTSSSSGQSPSPTGTVFLPPPIMWNSLYKQAEMEVQFLREEKKTCTEKEAHMLELRGKDRTIRNQKKEMDRLQVCLWEEEKKKRNGETEEDAMIEQLQSETDHLRALLKDERRRRRVERGIMKEWKAEILRLREAESHREAGSQREAESQREAERQREAERKREAERQREAERATEWENQRQMQEVNRLKQLLELLMVDLQLAHVRHVIVIIKRQCMFTRLKMNGGRQLYANPMLTFMPFLNVNPYLNLTETIPNLYHNPTLGPKPNLHLSQPLRLSSAG from the exons ATGGACACCTCTTCTTCTTCTGGACAATCTCCGTCTCCTACTGGGACTGTCTTCTTACCCCCTCCTATCATGTGGAACAGTCT ATACAAGCAGGCAGAGATGGAGGTTCAGTTCCTGAGGGAAGAGAAGAAGACCTGTACAGAGAAGGAAGCCCACATGCTTGAGTTGAGGGGGAAGGATCGAACGATCCGAAATCAGAAGAAGGAGATGGACAGACTTCAAGTGTGCCTCTGGGAAGAGGAAAAGAAGAAGAGGAATGGTGAAACGGAGGAGGACGCGATGATTGAACAACTACAGTCTGAGACAGACCATCTCAGAGCCCTTTTGAAAgatgaaaggaggagaagaagagtagAAAGGGGTATTATGAAAGAGTGGAAGGCTGAGATCCTGAgactgagggaggcagagagccaCAGGGAGGCAGGAagccagagggaggcagagagccagagggaggcagagagacagagggaagcagagagaaagagggaagcagagagacagagggaggcagagagagccaCAGAATGGGAGAACCAGAGACAAATGCAGGAAGTCAACAGACTCAAACAACTGCTGGAGCTGCTGATGGTGGACCTACAACTGGCCCATGTAAGACATGTCATTGTTATTATTAAAAGGCAGTGTATGTTCACCCGGCTGAAAATGAATGGCGGCAGACAGCTGTATGCTAACCCAATGTTAACTTTTATGCCTTTCCTAAacgttaacccttaccttaacctcaCTGAAACTATACCTAACCTTTACCATAACCCAACCCTAGGTCCTAAACCTAACCTTCATTTATCTCAACCCCTACGCCTTTCTTCTGCCGGTTGA